In one Nitrospira sp. CR1.1 genomic region, the following are encoded:
- a CDS encoding IS21 family transposase, translated as MPAERVTMRKIKDILRLKWACGLSNRQVAASCGVARSTVAETLYRAKAAGLSWPLPEELDDAQLETRLYPAAPCPTAAPRAVPDWATLHQELTRKGVTLALLWQEYKAQHPDGYQYSRFCDLYGAWRATLDRCLRQEHRAGEKLFVDYAGQTVPVQDRRTGELRQAQIFVAVWGASNYTYAEATWTQTLPDWIGAHVRAFAFFGGVPQIVVPDNLRSGVTKACRYEPELNPTYAALAHHYGVAVIPARVRKPRDKAKVEAGVLLVERWILARLRHQPFFSLAELNATLAGCLDSLNTRPFKKLPGCRRSVFETVDRPALQPLPLEPYVYAEWRIARVNIDSHVEIEGHSYSVPSPLVHRALDIRLTATTVECFHKSQRVASHLRSIERGRHTTVAAHLPSAHQRYLAWSPSRLIQWAETIGPATAAVVDTLLTRRRHPEQGYRSCLGVLRLERLYGSARLEAACHRAQAIDAVAYKSVQSILKTGLDQQPLPEPAPTIPLPIEHDHLRGTTYYQHEGGL; from the coding sequence ATGCCAGCGGAGCGAGTGACCATGCGCAAGATCAAAGACATTCTGCGACTCAAATGGGCCTGCGGGCTCAGTAACCGACAAGTCGCGGCCAGTTGTGGGGTGGCGCGCAGTACGGTAGCGGAAACGCTCTATCGTGCCAAGGCGGCTGGGCTGTCGTGGCCGTTGCCGGAGGAGCTGGATGACGCGCAGCTGGAAACCCGGCTGTATCCAGCGGCCCCGTGTCCTACGGCGGCACCGCGGGCCGTGCCGGATTGGGCCACGCTGCATCAGGAGTTGACGCGGAAGGGTGTCACCCTGGCGCTGCTGTGGCAGGAATATAAAGCGCAGCATCCGGACGGCTACCAGTACAGCCGCTTTTGTGATCTCTATGGGGCCTGGCGCGCGACCCTGGATCGCTGTCTCCGCCAGGAGCATCGGGCCGGCGAGAAGCTCTTCGTCGATTATGCGGGCCAGACCGTGCCGGTCCAAGACCGACGCACGGGCGAACTCCGGCAGGCCCAAATCTTCGTCGCGGTGTGGGGCGCCTCCAACTACACCTACGCGGAGGCGACCTGGACGCAAACGCTGCCCGATTGGATCGGGGCGCACGTGCGGGCGTTTGCCTTCTTTGGCGGCGTGCCGCAGATCGTCGTGCCCGACAACTTGCGCAGCGGCGTCACCAAGGCCTGTCGGTATGAACCGGAGTTGAATCCCACCTATGCGGCGCTCGCGCACCACTACGGGGTCGCGGTGATCCCAGCTCGGGTGCGGAAACCGCGGGACAAGGCCAAGGTCGAAGCGGGCGTGCTGCTCGTGGAGCGCTGGATCCTCGCCCGGCTGCGCCATCAGCCCTTCTTCAGTCTGGCGGAACTGAACGCCACGCTCGCCGGATGCCTCGACAGCCTGAACACCCGTCCCTTCAAAAAGCTCCCCGGCTGTCGGCGGTCCGTCTTCGAGACCGTAGACCGGCCGGCGCTGCAGCCGCTCCCGCTCGAGCCCTACGTCTATGCCGAGTGGCGCATCGCGCGGGTGAATATCGATTCGCACGTGGAGATCGAGGGCCACTCCTACAGTGTGCCGTCGCCCTTGGTGCACCGGGCCTTGGATATACGGCTCACGGCGACCACCGTGGAATGCTTCCACAAAAGCCAGCGTGTGGCCAGCCATCTGCGAAGTATTGAACGCGGCCGACACACCACCGTCGCCGCACATCTCCCGTCAGCGCACCAACGGTATCTGGCGTGGTCGCCGTCGCGGCTCATTCAATGGGCGGAGACCATCGGGCCCGCCACGGCGGCGGTGGTGGACACGCTCTTGACTCGACGCCGGCATCCCGAACAAGGCTATCGCTCGTGCCTCGGGGTGTTGCGGCTGGAACGCCTCTACGGCTCGGCGCGGCTGGAAGCGGCGTGTCATCGCGCCCAGGCGATCGACGCGGTCGCCTACAAGAGTGTCCAGTCGATCCTCAAGACCGGGCTCGACCAGCAGCCGCTCCCTGAGCCGGCCCCGACCATCCCGCTCCCGATCGAGCACGACCATCTGCGCGGCACCACCTATTACCAACACGAAGGAGGTTTGTAA
- a CDS encoding AAA family ATPase, which yields MLRHPTLATLEALKLTGMATALTEQLEMPDVQRLSFEERLGLLVDRERTTQENRRLIRRLAQARLPGSATLEDLDYRHPRGLDKGVIASLATGQWIRSHDNVLIVGPTGAGKTYLACALAQMACRLGCSALYLRLPRFFRELAVAKGDGRYGRVLRSLAKTDLVVLDDWGLAPLTDEHRRDLLELLDDRHGRRATIIASQLPVDHWHAAIGEPTLADAILDRLVHNAYKITLKGESMRKRLAKSDGSRPLRTDH from the coding sequence ATGTTACGCCATCCCACACTCGCGACGCTGGAGGCCCTGAAGCTCACGGGCATGGCCACCGCCCTGACGGAACAACTGGAGATGCCCGACGTGCAGCGGCTGAGCTTCGAGGAGCGCTTGGGGCTGTTAGTCGATCGGGAACGAACCACCCAGGAGAATCGACGACTGATCCGCCGCCTCGCCCAGGCCCGGCTCCCCGGCAGCGCCACGTTGGAAGATCTCGATTATCGCCATCCGCGGGGGCTCGACAAAGGCGTGATCGCGTCCCTGGCGACCGGCCAGTGGATTCGCAGTCACGACAATGTGTTGATCGTGGGCCCGACCGGGGCCGGCAAGACGTACCTGGCCTGTGCCTTGGCGCAGATGGCTTGTCGGCTGGGCTGCTCCGCCTTGTATCTGCGACTGCCGCGGTTCTTCCGGGAACTGGCCGTGGCTAAAGGCGATGGCCGGTATGGGCGCGTACTCCGGAGTCTCGCCAAGACCGACCTCGTGGTCCTGGATGATTGGGGCTTGGCTCCCTTAACTGACGAGCATCGCCGCGATCTGTTGGAACTCCTCGACGATCGGCATGGACGGCGGGCCACCATCATAGCCAGTCAACTCCCGGTCGATCACTGGCATGCGGCCATCGGCGAGCCGACGCTGGCAGACGCCATTCTTGACCGGCTCGTGCACAACGCCTATAAGATCACGCTCAAAGGAGAGTCCATGCGCAAACGACTGGCGAAATCGGACGGAAGTCGGCCACTGCGGACAGACCACTGA
- a CDS encoding winged helix-turn-helix transcriptional regulator: MATQESSSPNADNGELGRISQAGLVLLSTTLQVVYLNPEARVLLQEFALRPVPSTDLPAAIRSFCQEVMRRLPTSPESMAWEGLRHSRVTSSRSRPMLLRAFGVPAPGHEGAGQLILLIEPAQPTSHTLAPHLPPTTPIYLTPREESVTRYLLEGLTNKEIANKLSISEHTVKDHLKRLMKKTRVTTRTAVVSRLLGDHRLLAQLVNGNAPSADQDIHDLAV; encoded by the coding sequence ATGGCTACACAAGAATCTAGTTCGCCGAATGCCGACAATGGAGAGCTGGGTCGAATCAGTCAAGCCGGCCTTGTCCTCTTGTCCACCACGCTTCAAGTTGTGTATTTGAATCCGGAAGCCCGCGTGCTCCTCCAGGAATTCGCCCTTCGTCCAGTGCCATCTACTGACCTACCTGCTGCAATCCGATCATTCTGCCAGGAGGTGATGCGGAGGCTGCCCACGTCTCCCGAGTCAATGGCCTGGGAGGGATTGCGCCACTCACGCGTAACCTCCTCCCGCTCTCGTCCGATGCTCCTCCGTGCATTTGGCGTCCCTGCGCCAGGTCACGAAGGTGCCGGACAACTCATCCTCCTGATTGAACCGGCTCAGCCAACCTCTCACACGCTTGCTCCTCACTTACCCCCGACCACGCCGATTTACCTGACACCACGAGAGGAATCTGTCACGCGGTACCTCTTGGAAGGCCTCACGAACAAAGAAATTGCGAACAAGCTGAGCATCAGCGAGCATACGGTGAAGGATCACCTGAAACGCTTGATGAAGAAGACTCGGGTGACGACTCGAACTGCCGTGGTCAGTCGACTGCTGGGTGACCACCGCCTGCTCGCTCAACTCGTGAATGGAAACGCCCCTTCCGCGGACCAGGACATTCATGATCTCGCGGTGTAA